The genomic interval ATTGACTGGGTAAATAAAAGAGGTAAAACGCCTTTATTGTCTAATGAGCTGCTTAAAAAGAAAGCATTTCCGCATATCAATTCTACTACTCCGGTATTTTTTATCCTGATTGATAACCTGAGATATGATCAATGGAAGATTATCAATCCTTTAATCACAGAACATTTCAGATTAGACGAGGAAGATATTTATACGAGTATCCTGCCAACAGCGACACAATATGCAAGGAACTCTATCTTTTCAGGGCTGATGCCTCTTGAAATGGAGAAACGTTTCCCTTCACTTTGGCAAAATGATGATGAAGAAGGTGGTAAAAACATGCATGAAGAAGCTTTTCTTGCAGATCAGATTAAACGCAGCGTACGTAAAGACTGTAAATTCAGCTATCATAAAATTCTGACTTATGATGATGGAAAAGCACTTAACGAGCAAATGAACAACCTGATGCAAAATGAATTCAATGCAATCGTTTACAACTTTGTCGATATGCTTTCTCATGCCCGTACAGACATGGCGATGATCAGAGAACTGGCCAATGACGATGCAGCTTACCGCTCATTGACACTTTCCTGGTTTGAGCACTCTCCTTTATTGGAGCTGTTAAAGAAACTTGCGCAGAAACAGGTTAAAGTAATTATTACTACAGATCACGGTACCATCAGGGTAAAACATCCAAGTAAAGTAATCGGAGATAGAAATACCAATACAAATCTGCGCTATAAACAGGGCAGAAATCTGAATTTTAATGCAAAAGAGGTGTTTTTGATTAAAAATCCTCATGAGGCGCAATTACCTAAAATAAATATCAGTTCTAATTATATTTTCGCCAAAGAAGACCGTTATTTTGTTTATCAGAACAACTACAACCAGTTTGTGAACTATTATAATGAAACGTTCCAGCATGGTGGGATCTCTCTGGAAGAAATGATGATTCCTGTAGCGACTTACAGCTCAAGATAGCCTATTGAAATGAACATTGAAATTAATCACCTGAATGAACTGGGCAATGCCGCTGAAGCACTGCTCAGTTTTGCAGGAAACGAAAAAATATTCGCCTTTGAGGGCGAAA from Pedobacter sp. WC2423 carries:
- a CDS encoding bifunctional response regulator/alkaline phosphatase family protein; translated protein: MQETKILWADDEINLLKPHILLLNEKGYHVTTFTNGNDALEAFGKEHFDLVFLDENMPGMSGLETLSAIKNIKSDIPVVLITKSEEENLMEDAIGSKIDDYLIKPVNPKQVLLTIKKIIDNKRLISAKTSMAYQQDFRRLGMTLNDKLSYEEWTEVYKKLIFWELELEKLDDPQMHEILTMQKSEANTQFSKFIEDNYIDWVNKRGKTPLLSNELLKKKAFPHINSTTPVFFILIDNLRYDQWKIINPLITEHFRLDEEDIYTSILPTATQYARNSIFSGLMPLEMEKRFPSLWQNDDEEGGKNMHEEAFLADQIKRSVRKDCKFSYHKILTYDDGKALNEQMNNLMQNEFNAIVYNFVDMLSHARTDMAMIRELANDDAAYRSLTLSWFEHSPLLELLKKLAQKQVKVIITTDHGTIRVKHPSKVIGDRNTNTNLRYKQGRNLNFNAKEVFLIKNPHEAQLPKINISSNYIFAKEDRYFVYQNNYNQFVNYYNETFQHGGISLEEMMIPVATYSSR